The proteins below come from a single Mercenaria mercenaria strain notata chromosome 3, MADL_Memer_1, whole genome shotgun sequence genomic window:
- the LOC128555926 gene encoding uncharacterized protein LOC128555926, protein MKVQDITDTGKGKGLSKSCLCNSFPLEDITSDGFDRSSDTDFWEYFTSTVGYSDSSKRASTFVYIWDKARDTKFHNTKEWDLPTYLMNLDTYTNGPQMEDDYKVMESIISDLTESPNSTSDYAMEETCTIYMYGYLCHTNSTCNDRYDVMFCECDMGLTGYQCSEEHPCTHAVWTECPKENRLRRCFRNCDEELCSMEYCSSCMQGWTGKLCDIQETFSTGSSVLARYIDYTETLLLINIIIYCVYFMLYMFSQSLSCHALRSKF, encoded by the exons GTCTGTCAAAATCCTGCCTTTGCAACAGTTTTCCTTTGGAGGATATAACTAGCGATGGTTTTGACAGAAGTTCTGACACTGATTTTTGGGAGTACTTCACTTCAACAGTTGGATATTCAGATTCAAGCAAACGCGcgagtacatttgtatatatttgggATAAAGCAAGAGATACAAAGTTTCATAATACCAAAGAATGGGACCTGCCAACTTATTTAATGAATTTAGATACCTATACAAACGGACCACAAATGGAAGATGACTATAAAGTTATGGAATCGATAATTTCGGATTTAACAGAATCACCAAACTCTACATCCGACTATGCGATGGAAGAAACCTGCACCATATATATGTACGGTTATTTATGTCATACAAACTCTACTTGTAATGATAGGTATGACGTCATGTTCTGCGAATGTGACATGGGACTGACAG GTTACCAGTGCTCAGAAGAACATCCCTGCACCCATGCCGTCTGGACTGAATGTCCCAAAGAGAACCGATTAAGGCGGTGTTTTAGAAATTGTGATGAGGAACTGTGTTCAATGGAATATTGCTCTAGTTGTATGCAAGGTTGGACAGGAAAACTATGTGACATTCAAGAGACATTTTCTACAGGAAGCAGTGTTTTGGCAAGATATATAGACTATACTGAAACTCTTTTGTTAATCAATATCATTATTTACTGTGTCTATTTTATGTTATACATGTTTTCGCAAAGCTTAAGTTGTCATGCTCTAAgatcaaaattttag